The genomic region GGCTTAGTTATTCGTTGTAGATATCTTGATCGCCGAAGTATTTCTTCTGGATCTTGGCGTAGGAGCCATCGGCCTGTACCGCGGCGATGCCCTTGTTGATCAGCTCACGCAGTGCCTGGTCGTTCTTGCGCAGGCCCATGGCGATGTCCAGGGGCAGGGTCGGGTCCTTGAAGGCCGGGCCGGTTTTGAAGTCGGTGCCTTCGGGCTTGGACAGGAAGTTGAGCTGGGCTTCGAGCTTGTCGGTCAGGGTAGCGTCGAGGCGACCGTTCTGCAGGTCGGCGTAGTTCTGCTCCTGGGATTGGTACGCCTTGATCTGCGCACCAAGCTTGGCCAGGTGTGCCCGCGCATAGGCTTCCTGCAGCGAGCCTTGCAATACGCCGACTTGCTTGCCATTGAGGGATTCGGGCGTGTCGCCGAAATCCGCGCCTTTGCGAGTGATCACCGACGTCGGGCTGAGGAACAGCCGATCGGTGAAATCGATGACTTTTTCCCGCGCCGGGGTCACCGCCATGGAGGACATGATCGCATCGAACTTGCGCGCCCGCAGGGCCGGGATCATGCCGTCGAACTCGTTGTGCACCCAGGTGCATTTGACCTCGAGCTTGGCGCAGATGGCGTTGCCCAATTCGATATCGAAGCCTTGCAGGCTGCCGTCGGCGGCTACGGATTCGAAGGGTGGGTATTCGGGGAACACGCCGAAGCGGATTTCTTTCCACTCCTGAGCGTGGGCAGCAGTAGCGCACAGTGGCAACAGCAAAGCAGCGAAAAGTGATCGCAGTGGAGTCATGTGGAGGTCCCTTTATTTTGTAATTGATGTCAGGGCAGTGAATAACTGGGAGCAGAGAATGCTTCATGATGGTGCGTT from Pseudomonas synxantha harbors:
- a CDS encoding ABC transporter substrate-binding protein — translated: MTPLRSLFAALLLPLCATAAHAQEWKEIRFGVFPEYPPFESVAADGSLQGFDIELGNAICAKLEVKCTWVHNEFDGMIPALRARKFDAIMSSMAVTPAREKVIDFTDRLFLSPTSVITRKGADFGDTPESLNGKQVGVLQGSLQEAYARAHLAKLGAQIKAYQSQEQNYADLQNGRLDATLTDKLEAQLNFLSKPEGTDFKTGPAFKDPTLPLDIAMGLRKNDQALRELINKGIAAVQADGSYAKIQKKYFGDQDIYNE